The following proteins are co-located in the Labrys monachus genome:
- a CDS encoding DUF4272 domain-containing protein: MSVVQVGSLRWFDSPYVQDGDPLLINSYSTLRAPPEPDFPHELHNRRDRSHPEMVRQLWGFRRYVEGRGDGEMTSIRYHLLRHIDRTRVQFALTVEPRHLVAFAAWARRANTIHFLPVSSVHDPAGAVLIDIEGRTDDDAALPYPPDAHERKQRTLRVLAAANVKTLGRLPPVIGMDEVVLRPAREVAGRAMALMIVAAQAEAWMRGMPEAIPGMHARFAKGKAFLTGEELLFLAERSPDPGLLADMDARYEDLNLLLWALGHHRELSEPRTIADAAELAATVERMCMLPQTLDQASLRPTDEILDVLDYHYRLHWSVRQASLDNRILPGIDASIVFERHRALNWLTGFQNVDEPWDDVDTPT; the protein is encoded by the coding sequence ATGTCGGTTGTGCAGGTCGGGTCCCTTCGGTGGTTCGATTCGCCCTATGTCCAGGACGGTGATCCCCTCCTCATCAACAGCTATTCGACCTTGCGCGCGCCGCCCGAGCCGGACTTTCCCCATGAATTGCACAATCGGCGCGATCGAAGCCATCCGGAGATGGTCCGGCAGTTGTGGGGCTTCCGCCGCTATGTGGAGGGGCGCGGCGACGGCGAGATGACGTCGATACGCTATCACCTGCTGCGTCATATCGACAGGACCAGGGTTCAGTTCGCCCTCACCGTCGAACCGCGGCATCTGGTGGCGTTCGCCGCCTGGGCACGGCGGGCGAACACGATTCATTTCCTGCCGGTCAGTTCGGTGCACGATCCGGCCGGCGCCGTCCTCATCGACATCGAGGGGCGGACGGACGACGATGCCGCGCTGCCCTATCCGCCCGATGCGCATGAACGCAAGCAGAGGACGCTGCGCGTGCTCGCCGCCGCGAACGTCAAGACCCTGGGCCGCCTCCCGCCCGTCATCGGCATGGACGAGGTGGTCCTGCGTCCGGCGCGCGAGGTCGCCGGCCGGGCCATGGCCCTGATGATCGTCGCCGCGCAAGCGGAGGCGTGGATGCGCGGCATGCCGGAGGCGATCCCCGGCATGCATGCCCGCTTTGCCAAGGGCAAGGCCTTCCTCACCGGGGAAGAGCTCCTCTTTCTCGCCGAACGCTCCCCCGATCCCGGCCTTCTCGCGGATATGGACGCCCGCTATGAAGACCTGAACCTGCTTCTCTGGGCGTTGGGCCACCACCGCGAATTGTCGGAGCCGCGGACCATCGCCGATGCCGCCGAGCTCGCCGCAACGGTGGAGAGGATGTGCATGCTGCCGCAGACGCTCGACCAGGCGAGCCTGCGTCCGACGGACGAGATCCTCGACGTGCTCGACTATCATTACCGGCTGCATTGGTCGGTCCGGCAGGCCTCTCTCGACAACCGCATCCTTCCCGGCATCGACGCCTCCATCGTGTTCGAACGCCATCGCGCGCTGAACTGGCTGACCGGCTTCCAGAACGTGGATGAGCCCTGGGACGATGTCGACACCCCGACCTGA
- a CDS encoding cysteine hydrolase family protein has product MPSPTAIAARPFDYPYDGRLLPACTALLVIDLQVDFLSPDGYFARKGYDPAPLRAILPAVNAVIAAARSAGCLIVHTRQGYRADLADMTPYEHWRRKRAGLDGTDILVRSSPGFEIVPEIDVAPGDVIVDKTANGAFTHTDLEHVLRARGITHLLFTGCTTDVCVHTTLREAADRNFQCLLIEDACASGDAYAHAAAVHMVTVEDGIFGVVATAQDVIGGLKRAAPR; this is encoded by the coding sequence ATGCCTTCGCCGACCGCCATTGCCGCCCGCCCCTTCGACTATCCCTATGACGGCAGGCTCCTGCCGGCGTGCACGGCGCTGCTGGTGATCGACCTCCAGGTCGATTTCCTCTCGCCCGACGGCTATTTCGCCCGCAAGGGCTATGATCCCGCACCGCTGCGCGCCATCCTGCCGGCGGTCAATGCCGTCATCGCCGCCGCCCGCTCGGCCGGCTGCCTGATCGTCCATACCCGCCAGGGCTACCGCGCCGACCTCGCCGACATGACGCCCTACGAGCATTGGCGGCGCAAGCGCGCCGGGCTCGACGGCACCGATATCCTCGTGCGCTCCTCGCCGGGCTTCGAGATCGTGCCGGAGATCGACGTCGCGCCGGGCGACGTCATCGTCGACAAGACCGCCAACGGCGCCTTCACCCATACCGACCTGGAGCATGTGCTGCGGGCCAGGGGCATCACCCATCTGCTCTTCACCGGCTGCACCACCGATGTCTGCGTGCACACCACCCTGCGCGAGGCGGCCGACCGCAACTTCCAATGCCTGCTGATCGAGGACGCCTGCGCCAGCGGCGACGCCTACGCCCACGCCGCCGCCGTCCATATGGTGACGGTCGAGGACGGCATCTTCGGCGTCGTCGCCACCGCGCAGGACGTGATCGGCGGCCTGAAACGCGCCGCGCCGCGCTGA
- a CDS encoding LysR family transcriptional regulator, with translation MDITLNQIRYFCTLAAAGNFGRAAERLNMSQPPLSRQIAALERDLGTVLFERTPKGVELTAAGRQFLGDAAGILRLVSQARRNASAAGRGEVGELTMGFTMCAAYSVVPALAKRYRKAFPAVALHVRELMPSALERDLRDGAVDIAISFPGAETARFATRTLLSEPLSLVLPERHRLARARRVKMEDLAEERFLIVPRQQAPSLHDTIVGRCREAGFTPIIGLEVYLQQTIVNFVAEGLGIALVPASMRRSQIEGAVFRPVERPPAIEQILFWSPENSNPCIAGFLSCCDGLDRQAAG, from the coding sequence ATGGACATCACGCTGAACCAGATCCGCTATTTCTGCACCCTGGCCGCTGCCGGCAATTTCGGGCGGGCGGCCGAGCGGCTCAACATGTCGCAGCCGCCGTTGAGCCGGCAGATCGCGGCGCTCGAACGCGATCTCGGCACCGTGCTGTTCGAGCGCACCCCCAAGGGGGTCGAGCTCACCGCGGCCGGCCGCCAGTTCCTCGGCGACGCCGCCGGCATCCTGCGCCTGGTCTCGCAGGCGCGGCGCAACGCTTCCGCCGCCGGGCGCGGGGAGGTCGGCGAGCTGACCATGGGCTTCACCATGTGCGCGGCCTACAGCGTGGTGCCCGCCCTCGCCAAGCGCTACCGCAAGGCGTTCCCCGCAGTGGCGCTGCATGTGCGGGAGCTGATGCCGAGCGCGCTGGAGCGCGATCTCAGGGATGGCGCGGTGGACATCGCCATCAGCTTTCCCGGCGCCGAGACGGCCCGCTTCGCCACGCGCACGCTGCTGAGCGAACCGCTCAGCCTGGTGCTGCCGGAGCGCCACCGGCTGGCGCGGGCAAGGCGGGTGAAGATGGAGGACCTCGCCGAGGAGCGCTTCCTGATCGTGCCGCGCCAGCAGGCGCCGAGCCTGCACGACACCATCGTCGGGCGCTGCCGGGAAGCCGGCTTCACCCCGATCATCGGCCTCGAGGTCTATCTGCAGCAGACCATCGTCAATTTCGTCGCCGAGGGCCTCGGCATCGCGCTGGTTCCCGCCTCGATGCGGCGCTCCCAGATCGAGGGCGCGGTGTTCAGGCCGGTGGAGCGGCCGCCTGCCATCGAGCAGATCCTGTTCTGGTCGCCGGAAAACAGCAATCCCTGCATCGCCGGCTTCCTGTCGTGCTGCGACGGGCTCGACCGGCAGGCCGCGGGTTGA
- a CDS encoding PIN domain-containing protein, translating to MTRYLLDTNIISNVVKPQPSASLLAWMSARRDEDLFIASLTVAEILRGVLEKPRGKKRDALKAWFSGPDGPQALFAGRILPFDDRAGLIWARLMAEGKAAGKPRSGLDMIIAAIAGANACVLVTDNEKDFAGLQVLNPIRGAV from the coding sequence GTGACGCGCTACCTCCTCGATACCAACATCATCAGCAACGTCGTCAAACCGCAGCCGTCGGCATCGCTCCTGGCTTGGATGTCGGCGCGGCGCGACGAGGATCTGTTCATTGCCTCTCTGACCGTCGCGGAAATCCTGCGCGGCGTTCTGGAAAAGCCGCGCGGCAAGAAGCGCGACGCCCTCAAGGCTTGGTTTTCCGGGCCGGACGGACCGCAAGCGCTGTTCGCCGGCCGCATCCTGCCGTTCGACGACAGAGCGGGCCTGATCTGGGCGCGGCTGATGGCGGAAGGAAAAGCGGCGGGCAAGCCGCGCAGCGGACTCGACATGATCATCGCCGCCATCGCGGGAGCGAACGCGTGCGTGCTGGTGACCGATAACGAAAAAGACTTTGCCGGGCTCCAGGTCCTCAACCCGATACGCGGGGCAGTCTGA
- a CDS encoding nucleotide disphospho-sugar-binding domain-containing protein, with protein MTACRSLSFLFATAHLGGNVSPVMPIVRRLAGAGHKVRVMSDGVNRLDAEAAGAQFRPWRRAPNRTDRGREGDPPDWSVSDKEGIGMVARFLAGTALAYAEDTIEELRREPADLLICYDMLLGPMLGAEAIGQRLALLGTMISFFPLPGIAPLGSGLGMARTEKEKAAQDAARLEMSAIFDAALPELNAARARLGLAPLDHLADQCHAASVHWLGTARAFDFEAAVLRPTMRYAGPLIGDPAWAEPWHSPWDKGDARPLVLVGFSTSFQNHAAVLQRVIDAASSLPVRLLVTLGGPIEADELVPAGNTAVVRSAPHLEIMKEALLVITHGGHGTVMAALMHGLPLLIIPHGRDQADNAARVVGRGAGLSVPRTASTEEIRAALARLIAEPTFRAAAGRLGEAVNKEARESTLVAEIEALAGDGGGGPYGPGPQEKALA; from the coding sequence ATGACCGCGTGCAGATCCCTGAGCTTCCTGTTCGCCACGGCCCATCTCGGCGGCAATGTCTCGCCGGTCATGCCGATCGTGCGCCGGCTGGCCGGCGCCGGACACAAGGTGCGGGTGATGAGCGACGGCGTGAACCGCCTGGATGCGGAAGCCGCGGGCGCGCAGTTCAGGCCCTGGCGCCGCGCGCCCAATCGCACCGACCGTGGGCGCGAGGGCGATCCGCCAGACTGGAGCGTGAGCGACAAGGAGGGCATCGGCATGGTCGCCCGGTTCCTGGCCGGCACGGCCCTCGCCTATGCGGAGGACACCATCGAGGAGCTGAGGCGCGAGCCGGCGGATCTCCTGATCTGCTACGACATGCTGCTCGGTCCCATGCTCGGCGCGGAAGCCATCGGCCAAAGGCTTGCGCTTCTCGGCACGATGATCAGCTTCTTCCCGCTGCCGGGGATCGCGCCGCTCGGCTCCGGCCTCGGCATGGCGCGCACGGAAAAGGAAAAGGCGGCGCAGGACGCCGCCCGCCTCGAAATGTCGGCGATCTTCGATGCCGCCCTGCCGGAACTGAACGCGGCACGCGCCCGGCTGGGTCTTGCCCCGCTCGATCATCTGGCGGACCAATGCCATGCGGCCTCCGTGCATTGGCTCGGCACGGCGCGGGCCTTCGATTTCGAGGCCGCCGTGCTGCGGCCCACCATGCGCTATGCCGGCCCGCTCATCGGCGACCCCGCCTGGGCCGAACCATGGCATTCGCCGTGGGACAAGGGCGATGCGCGCCCGCTCGTGCTCGTGGGCTTCTCGACCAGCTTCCAGAACCACGCCGCCGTCCTGCAGCGCGTGATCGATGCGGCATCCTCCCTGCCCGTGCGCCTGCTGGTCACCCTCGGCGGCCCGATCGAGGCAGACGAACTGGTGCCGGCCGGCAATACGGCGGTGGTCCGCAGCGCGCCGCATCTCGAGATCATGAAAGAGGCCTTGCTGGTGATCACCCATGGCGGCCATGGCACTGTCATGGCCGCCCTCATGCACGGGCTGCCGCTCCTGATCATCCCGCACGGCCGCGACCAGGCCGACAATGCCGCCCGCGTCGTCGGGCGCGGCGCAGGCCTGTCGGTCCCGCGCACGGCCTCGACGGAGGAGATCCGCGCCGCCCTCGCCCGCCTGATCGCCGAGCCGACCTTCAGGGCCGCAGCCGGCAGGCTCGGCGAGGCCGTCAACAAGGAAGCGCGGGAGAGCACGCTGGTGGCGGAGATTGAAGCGCTTGCGGGGGATGGCGGTGGCGGTCCTTATGGTCCCGGCCCTCAGGAGAAGGCCCTCGCGTGA
- a CDS encoding AlbA family DNA-binding domain-containing protein, producing the protein MIPETLDGWTFDVVRTLCEQLQPEGERHDFKFEFQEPCKTTKICCAFANAYGGFLVVGVRDGGPPAARPEGIRRSLEILKVLRDKVKAEPEIEIRGPRPIPVPGSEKVIYVFEVPRSERRPHLPSRKEDRVFWKRLGSQCEQKSWLGKNGQDR; encoded by the coding sequence ATGATCCCCGAAACGCTTGATGGTTGGACATTCGACGTCGTTCGGACGCTCTGCGAGCAGTTGCAGCCTGAGGGAGAACGGCACGATTTCAAGTTCGAATTTCAAGAACCTTGCAAGACGACTAAGATCTGCTGCGCTTTCGCAAACGCATACGGTGGTTTTTTGGTCGTTGGGGTACGAGACGGCGGGCCGCCAGCCGCAAGACCAGAAGGAATCCGCAGAAGTCTGGAGATTTTGAAGGTGCTTCGCGACAAGGTCAAAGCTGAACCAGAGATCGAGATCCGAGGTCCCAGGCCGATACCTGTGCCTGGCTCGGAGAAGGTTATTTATGTGTTCGAAGTGCCGCGCAGCGAGCGGCGACCGCACTTGCCGAGCCGCAAGGAGGATCGCGTTTTCTGGAAGCGTCTGGGTTCACAATGCGAACAAAAGAGCTGGCTCGGGAAAAACGGACAGGACCGATAA
- a CDS encoding caspase family protein has translation MQRRALLAVAAFVGSICFAEPALADKRVALLIGNAHYAAVSTLNNPANDVAAMANALQKSGFTTVHAATDLSRDGMIKALRSFEDEAANADIAMIYYSGHGMEMNGTDYLVPIDAKLISDRDVEDETITLDRALRAIEGAKRLKLVILDACRDNPFLPKMAKTTSTRSVSRGFARIEPSTVNTLIAFSAKAGEVAQDGDGPNSPFTTALVKHIVEPGVDIRIALGEVRDDVMASTGNTQEPFVNGSLGGGTIALSALQANAANEGIATSASSPPHEAFGLDPRVSEAAIVWPTLAHSDDISLLAAFRQRYAGTIFEDMAAHRIIALSAPPSLPANIPKNAGSQIAVSTPDQPADSPERVASVGPVPPSVTIIEKDALGPVPVDGSLALATSFRSLDSAEDISWGLGESTSALHFMDNGNRLLAGGWKANLRVWDLKTGTLVSSRSLVSKSDDDRFQLESFADGGNKLVVSNYVYIHVWDFKKIKRIKSFQVHGNSINYATPADNGTLLTSSTAASFPVSSLRLWNVDTGKLIWEFGIKNEELRSSTQTQDGSLAAADLHGLTVFDVKKRKVILNMPDEDVSALKFSPDGKELAVAGKQPAIIDPRTGAIVAKLPADAGVPLAFSPDGTLLALSSSGDHAALILVNAQTGEERSRIDLPAHVSGKNSPVISAEFRDATLVAVGHGNSAIVDLVDVVKAALVSRLVGLGSKDFAVIEGNTIKSTDNAKSMLTTPDAARIQWKLSTEAAISP, from the coding sequence ATGCAGAGGCGTGCGCTGCTGGCTGTGGCAGCTTTTGTTGGGTCGATCTGCTTTGCTGAACCGGCCTTAGCCGATAAGCGCGTCGCCCTCCTCATCGGCAATGCCCATTACGCGGCAGTCAGTACCCTGAACAACCCTGCAAATGACGTTGCCGCAATGGCCAATGCTCTACAGAAGTCCGGTTTCACAACGGTGCACGCCGCTACCGATCTCAGTCGCGATGGCATGATCAAAGCATTGCGCTCTTTCGAAGACGAAGCGGCGAATGCCGATATAGCGATGATATACTACTCCGGGCATGGCATGGAGATGAATGGCACAGATTATCTGGTGCCTATCGATGCGAAATTAATATCTGATAGGGATGTCGAAGATGAGACGATCACGCTGGATCGCGCTCTGCGAGCCATCGAGGGCGCCAAGCGGCTGAAATTGGTAATCCTTGATGCTTGCCGAGACAACCCCTTCTTGCCGAAGATGGCAAAGACGACGTCTACACGCTCGGTGTCGAGGGGCTTCGCTCGGATTGAACCTTCCACGGTTAATACATTGATCGCGTTCTCCGCGAAGGCGGGTGAGGTTGCGCAGGATGGCGATGGCCCCAACAGTCCTTTTACGACCGCTCTGGTCAAACACATCGTAGAGCCGGGGGTCGATATCCGTATTGCACTGGGCGAAGTGCGCGACGACGTGATGGCAAGCACTGGCAACACGCAGGAGCCCTTCGTCAACGGCTCGCTCGGAGGGGGTACGATTGCTTTGTCCGCACTCCAAGCAAATGCGGCAAATGAAGGAATCGCAACCTCCGCGTCTAGCCCTCCGCATGAAGCTTTCGGTCTCGATCCTCGTGTCTCCGAAGCCGCCATCGTGTGGCCGACGCTGGCTCATTCCGATGACATTTCCTTGCTCGCAGCTTTCAGGCAGCGCTACGCTGGAACTATTTTTGAAGATATGGCCGCACACCGCATCATAGCCCTGAGCGCGCCTCCATCTCTGCCGGCGAATATCCCAAAGAATGCAGGCTCGCAGATCGCCGTATCCACTCCAGATCAGCCTGCCGACTCTCCGGAAAGAGTAGCTTCTGTTGGTCCTGTCCCCCCTTCAGTAACAATCATCGAGAAGGATGCACTTGGGCCGGTGCCTGTCGACGGCAGTCTCGCCCTAGCCACTAGTTTTCGCTCGTTGGATAGTGCGGAAGATATAAGTTGGGGACTCGGTGAAAGCACGAGCGCACTTCATTTTATGGACAATGGAAATCGGCTGTTGGCGGGAGGGTGGAAAGCCAACCTTCGAGTATGGGATCTCAAAACTGGCACCCTTGTGAGCAGCCGCAGCCTCGTGAGCAAATCAGACGATGATCGCTTTCAGTTGGAATCGTTTGCTGATGGTGGTAACAAGCTTGTCGTCAGTAATTATGTATACATACATGTTTGGGATTTTAAAAAAATTAAGAGAATTAAGTCATTTCAAGTACACGGTAACAGTATAAATTATGCTACTCCGGCGGATAATGGTACTTTGTTGACATCAAGCACCGCTGCTAGCTTTCCTGTAAGCAGTCTGAGGCTATGGAATGTCGATACAGGCAAGCTGATTTGGGAATTTGGAATCAAAAATGAAGAATTGCGGTCGAGCACGCAGACCCAGGACGGTTCGCTGGCTGCGGCCGACCTTCATGGGTTGACCGTATTTGATGTCAAAAAACGTAAAGTAATTTTGAATATGCCAGATGAGGACGTGTCGGCACTCAAATTTTCTCCCGATGGCAAAGAATTGGCGGTTGCAGGAAAACAACCGGCGATTATCGACCCCCGCACGGGTGCGATTGTCGCAAAACTACCAGCCGATGCCGGAGTTCCGTTGGCATTTTCGCCTGACGGTACCTTGCTGGCCCTTTCGTCGTCGGGCGACCATGCAGCATTGATATTGGTGAACGCCCAAACTGGAGAGGAGCGCTCTCGTATCGATTTACCCGCTCACGTCTCCGGGAAGAACTCGCCTGTCATTTCAGCGGAATTTCGCGACGCTACGCTTGTCGCGGTTGGGCACGGTAATTCTGCAATTGTCGATTTGGTGGATGTTGTAAAAGCCGCCTTGGTGAGCCGCTTGGTCGGTTTAGGATCGAAGGACTTTGCCGTTATTGAAGGAAACACGATAAAGTCGACTGACAATGCCAAGAGCATGTTGACGACTCCGGACGCTGCTCGAATTCAGTGGAAATTGTCGACGGAGGCTGCAATTTCGCCTTAG
- a CDS encoding DUF983 domain-containing protein, giving the protein MEEHSAASQSIWRVGLRGRCPRCGEGHLFNGFLRLAPKCNACGLDFSFADPADGPAFFVMMTMAFPATGFGLWMELTYNPPVWVHFVTTLPFLLLCCIPILRPIKGVLVASQYINKAEEGRLVTADAAASHAGQAVRPT; this is encoded by the coding sequence ATGGAAGAACATTCGGCGGCATCCCAATCGATCTGGCGCGTCGGCCTGCGCGGGCGGTGTCCGCGCTGCGGCGAGGGCCACCTCTTCAACGGCTTCCTCAGGCTGGCGCCGAAATGCAATGCCTGCGGCCTCGACTTCTCCTTCGCCGATCCGGCCGACGGCCCGGCCTTCTTCGTGATGATGACGATGGCCTTTCCCGCCACCGGCTTCGGCCTGTGGATGGAGCTGACCTACAATCCGCCCGTCTGGGTGCATTTCGTCACCACGCTGCCCTTCCTGCTGCTGTGCTGCATTCCCATCCTCAGGCCGATCAAGGGCGTGCTGGTGGCGAGCCAATACATCAACAAGGCCGAGGAGGGGCGCCTGGTGACCGCAGATGCCGCTGCCTCCCATGCCGGCCAGGCCGTGCGGCCGACATGA
- a CDS encoding TetR/AcrR family transcriptional regulator produces the protein MKIAPSPPSRLYRQTGRAQAAEETARQILDAFSDCMRSRWFDEVTLEEVADRAGVNVRTVIRRFGGREGLLEAFVDAFIPSVAIDRGTPPGDVAAAIDRLADIYEVWGDSVIRNLAQEPRHPALKRLLDLGRERHRSITAATYAPWLDRLAPAERMRTLDALVAATDVYIWKLARRDMQRSRNEAAGIMRMLVDAVLERASPRLSGENSSS, from the coding sequence ATGAAAATAGCCCCCTCCCCGCCATCCCGCCTCTACCGCCAGACCGGGCGCGCGCAGGCTGCCGAGGAAACGGCGCGGCAGATCCTCGACGCGTTCAGCGACTGCATGCGCAGCCGATGGTTCGACGAGGTGACGCTGGAGGAGGTCGCCGATCGCGCCGGCGTGAACGTCAGGACGGTCATTCGCCGGTTTGGCGGCAGGGAGGGGCTGCTCGAAGCCTTCGTCGACGCCTTCATTCCGTCCGTCGCCATCGACCGCGGCACGCCGCCCGGCGACGTCGCGGCCGCCATCGACCGGCTGGCCGACATCTATGAGGTCTGGGGCGACAGCGTCATCCGCAACCTCGCGCAGGAGCCGCGCCACCCTGCCCTGAAACGGCTCCTCGACCTCGGCCGCGAACGGCATCGTTCCATCACGGCAGCCACCTATGCGCCCTGGCTCGATCGCCTCGCGCCGGCGGAGCGCATGCGGACGCTCGACGCGCTCGTCGCCGCCACCGACGTCTACATCTGGAAGCTGGCCCGGCGCGACATGCAGCGCTCGCGGAACGAGGCCGCCGGGATCATGCGCATGCTCGTCGACGCCGTTCTCGAACGGGCCTCGCCACGCCTATCGGGAGAGAATTCGTCATCATGA
- a CDS encoding IS3 family transposase (programmed frameshift), translated as MTRRARRNHGPAFKAKVALAAIKGEKTLNELAQQFDVHTNQISQWKTQLLEGATGVFGAGGTAVPASSGVDVKTLHAKIGELTLENDFLGRSAHQGRPSERKKMIDRTHELPITRQAKALGLARSSVYYLPRPVPPADLTLMRQIDELHLEHPFAGSRMLQGLLAADGHQAGRLHVATLMKRMGIEAIYRRPNTSKPAPGHKIYPYLLRELPVTKPNQVWAMDITYIPMRRGFVYLAAVVDWFSRRVLSWRLSISMEADFCIEAVEEALVRYGKPEIFNTDQGSQFTSEAFTGLLIKNDIKISMDGRGAWRDNVFVERIWRSVKYEEVYLHAYDTVSQARASIGRYLIFYNTRRPHSSLDRKTPDQAYFSQPTPIPAAA; from the exons ATGACGAGACGAGCACGCCGGAACCATGGCCCGGCTTTCAAGGCGAAAGTAGCCTTGGCGGCGATCAAGGGCGAGAAGACGCTGAATGAGTTAGCTCAGCAGTTTGATGTCCACACCAACCAGATCAGTCAGTGGAAGACACAGCTTCTTGAAGGGGCAACCGGGGTATTCGGTGCGGGTGGCACGGCCGTGCCAGCTTCGTCCGGGGTTGATGTCAAAACCCTCCATGCCAAGATCGGGGAGTTGACGCTTGAGAATGATTTTTTAG GAAGGAGCGCTCACCAAGGCCGGCCTTCTGAGCGCAAGAAAATGATCGACCGCACGCACGAACTTCCGATCACTCGCCAAGCCAAGGCTTTGGGACTGGCGCGAAGCAGCGTCTACTATCTGCCCCGTCCTGTGCCGCCCGCCGACCTTACCCTGATGCGGCAGATCGACGAGCTGCACCTTGAGCATCCCTTCGCCGGTTCTCGCATGCTGCAAGGTCTTTTGGCTGCCGATGGGCACCAAGCCGGACGGTTGCACGTCGCCACGCTGATGAAGCGCATGGGGATAGAGGCAATCTACCGGCGACCGAACACCTCGAAACCAGCGCCGGGACACAAGATCTATCCCTATCTCCTGCGCGAACTGCCGGTGACCAAGCCCAATCAGGTCTGGGCGATGGACATCACCTACATCCCGATGCGGCGTGGCTTTGTCTATCTGGCAGCCGTGGTGGATTGGTTCAGCCGCCGCGTGCTGTCCTGGCGGCTCTCGATCAGCATGGAGGCGGACTTCTGTATCGAGGCGGTCGAGGAGGCTCTGGTGCGTTATGGCAAGCCGGAAATCTTCAATACCGATCAAGGCAGCCAGTTCACCAGCGAGGCCTTCACCGGCTTGCTGATCAAGAACGACATCAAGATCAGCATGGATGGCAGGGGCGCCTGGCGCGACAATGTCTTCGTCGAGAGAATTTGGAGGTCGGTGAAATACGAGGAAGTCTATCTCCACGCCTACGACACGGTGTCCCAGGCCCGCGCCTCGATCGGCCGATATTTGATTTTCTACAATACCCGCAGACCCCATTCGAGCCTTGACCGGAAGACACCCGATCAGGCCTACTTCAGCCAGCCAACCCCAATCCCGGCCGCGGCATAA
- a CDS encoding MBL fold metallo-hydrolase produces MTNDQLPVADPWFAITEVEPGLHRITEPHCVRLVRANCFLVKGTTHDLLVDSGMGVGRLRPALAPLLDKPLILFSTHAHLDHRGGHWEFPDAEILVHPAEAGDLRAPDAQKGLSFAQFAPDQRARLAAAGFDTQGWLVDAVPWRGYDLDGYRLEGAEPTRLVGEGDVVDIGSRRFTVLHLPGHSPGSIAVWEAETGTLIGGDAIYDGILIDDLPGGDVAAYVETMRRLAGLPVRVVHGGHRDSFGRERLAEIVRGYLESRGAA; encoded by the coding sequence ATGACGAACGATCAGCTGCCGGTCGCCGATCCGTGGTTCGCGATCACCGAGGTCGAGCCGGGCCTTCATCGCATCACCGAGCCGCATTGCGTCAGGCTGGTCCGCGCCAATTGCTTCCTCGTCAAGGGCACGACGCATGATCTGCTGGTCGACAGCGGCATGGGGGTCGGCCGGCTGCGGCCGGCGCTCGCGCCGCTGCTCGACAAGCCGCTGATCCTGTTTTCGACCCATGCCCATCTCGACCACAGGGGCGGGCATTGGGAGTTTCCGGACGCCGAGATCCTGGTCCATCCCGCCGAGGCCGGCGACCTCCGCGCACCCGACGCGCAAAAAGGACTGAGCTTCGCGCAATTCGCGCCGGACCAGCGCGCCCGGCTGGCGGCGGCCGGCTTCGACACGCAAGGCTGGCTCGTCGACGCCGTGCCCTGGCGGGGCTACGATCTCGACGGCTACCGGCTCGAAGGCGCGGAGCCGACCCGGCTCGTCGGCGAGGGCGACGTCGTCGACATCGGCTCCCGCCGCTTCACCGTGCTGCATCTGCCCGGCCATTCGCCCGGCAGCATCGCCGTCTGGGAAGCGGAGACGGGCACCCTGATCGGCGGCGACGCCATCTATGACGGCATCCTGATCGACGACCTGCCCGGCGGCGACGTCGCCGCCTATGTCGAGACCATGCGCCGGCTCGCCGGCCTGCCGGTGCGCGTCGTGCATGGCGGGCACCGGGACAGCTTCGGGCGCGAACGCCTCGCCGAGATCGTCAGGGGCTATCTCGAAAGCCGCGGCGCGGCCTGA